The sequence CGCGCTCTTGGTGAAGATCGCGCGATCGTAACGCAGCAGGTGATAGGGATGAACCTCGGGACCGTACAGCATCTCGACGCCCTCGATGTTGCGCGAGCTCAGTTCCAGGTTCTGGTTCTCGTTGCTTCCGGCTTCCACCAGCAGCGCCGTCTTTTCCACGTTCAGGGCGTCCAGCGCCTTGCGGACTTCCTTCGTCTTCGCTTCCTTTAATTCGAAGGACTCGACCACGACCAGCTTGCCGTCCTGCAGCTTCGCGGCGAGCGCCGAACGCAGCGCGCCCAGCAGCTTCTTCTTCGGGAAGGTGAAGTCATACGAACGCGGCTGCGGTCCGTGAACCGTTCCGCCGTGCCGCCACAGAGGCGACCGGATGGAGCCCACGCGGGCGCGGCCCGTACCCTTCTGCCGCCACAGCTTCTTGCCCGAACCGGAGACCAACTTGCGGTTCTTGGTGGCATGCGTGCCGGCACGCTGCCCGGCGCGGTAGTGCTTCACCGCTTCCCAGAGCAGGTCCTCGTTGATGCCGCCGAATACCTCATCGGCCAACTCGAGGCTGCCTACCTTTTTCCCGGCCAGATCCAAAACGTCAATCGTTGCCATAATGTTTTCTCTTCGATTTTCGTTGTCCGTGCCCCACATCTGCCGCTCTTAGCAGACGTGGGCACCCGAACTGAACTCTTACTTGCCCTTCGCGGAACGCTTCGAAGCCTTCAACGGGTTGACCATCCCGGCCTCACCGGTGAATCCGCGACGCTCCCTCGGCGGTTTCTTCGCCTTGGTGATCACGACGTAGCCATTCCGCGGACCCGGTACTGCGCCTTCCACGACCAGCAGGTTCTCGTCCTTATCGATTCCGAGAACGCGCAGGTTGCGAACCGTCACCCTCTCCGCGCCCATGTGGCCGGACATGCGCTGCCCGGGGAACACGCGCGAGGGGAACGACGATGCGCCGATCGAACCCTGCACCTGGAACATGTGGCCGTGCGACTTCGGTCCGCCACCAAACTTGTGACGCTTAACGACGCCGGCGAACCCGCGGCCCTTGCTGGTGCCCGCGATATCGACAAACTTCTCGCCGTCGAACACATCGACTAGAACCTTGTCGCCTATCTTCGCGCCGTCCTTGCTCGCTTCATCGAGCGCGATCGGGACTTCGCGCAGGAACTTCACCGGGGGCAGATTGTTCTTGTCGAGGTGGCCCTTCGCGGCCTTGGTCAGCCGCGATTCCTTCACGAACTCCACCAGCCCAATCTGCACGGCGTCGTAACCGTCACGCGTCGCCGACTTCAGCGAGGTGATGACGCACGGGCCAGCCTGCAGGACAGTCACCGGGTGAACCTCACCCTTGTTGTCGAACAGCTGGGTCATTCCGACTTTCTTGCCTAAAATTCCGCCAACCATGGCTTTCTCTTCTCCTCATCATGCCCGCTGGGCACTGTCGGATCTTCCAGACGTCTGATCGCTGTCTGACGTCTACTTGTGTTCTTTTCCGTAAGCCTTGATCTCAACGCCCACGCCAGCCGGCAACTCCAGCTTCATGAGCGCATCGACCGTCTGCTGCGTCGGCTCGAGAATATCGAGCAAACGCTTATGAGTGCGGATCTCGAACTGCT comes from Terriglobia bacterium and encodes:
- the rplD gene encoding 50S ribosomal protein L4 produces the protein MATIDVLDLAGKKVGSLELADEVFGGINEDLLWEAVKHYRAGQRAGTHATKNRKLVSGSGKKLWRQKGTGRARVGSIRSPLWRHGGTVHGPQPRSYDFTFPKKKLLGALRSALAAKLQDGKLVVVESFELKEAKTKEVRKALDALNVEKTALLVEAGSNENQNLELSSRNIEGVEMLYGPEVHPYHLLRYDRAIFTKSALDKLQSSLKASAPKRKAEVA
- the rplC gene encoding 50S ribosomal protein L3, which translates into the protein MVGGILGKKVGMTQLFDNKGEVHPVTVLQAGPCVITSLKSATRDGYDAVQIGLVEFVKESRLTKAAKGHLDKNNLPPVKFLREVPIALDEASKDGAKIGDKVLVDVFDGEKFVDIAGTSKGRGFAGVVKRHKFGGGPKSHGHMFQVQGSIGASSFPSRVFPGQRMSGHMGAERVTVRNLRVLGIDKDENLLVVEGAVPGPRNGYVVITKAKKPPRERRGFTGEAGMVNPLKASKRSAKGK